A single region of the Oscillospiraceae bacterium genome encodes:
- a CDS encoding stage III sporulation protein AB: MRLAAALLVCLASILIGFSQAARLKKRRAALEEFQRVLIEIKGLLKYENASTDAIFRKIEQLRLPYLGTFFTKWRIYSEKSDPAAALKKAAAELPDCLLKDDRALFQKLGAFLGRSDAQTQIELCTQLAEKCNAMLAEYERDHGNLTGLYQKLGILIGIGAAILIL; this comes from the coding sequence ATGCGTCTGGCGGCGGCGCTTTTGGTGTGCCTGGCATCGATTTTGATCGGTTTTTCACAAGCGGCGCGGTTAAAAAAACGCAGAGCCGCTTTGGAGGAATTTCAGCGTGTGCTGATTGAGATCAAAGGCCTGCTGAAATACGAGAACGCCTCTACCGATGCCATTTTCCGAAAAATCGAACAGCTCCGGTTACCTTATCTGGGGACTTTTTTTACAAAATGGCGCATCTATTCCGAAAAATCCGATCCGGCGGCGGCCCTGAAAAAAGCAGCAGCCGAATTGCCCGATTGCCTTTTAAAAGACGACCGGGCGCTGTTTCAAAAACTGGGTGCGTTTTTAGGCCGCAGCGATGCGCAGACACAGATCGAATTATGCACGCAGCTGGCGGAAAAATGCAACGCTATGCTTGCCGAATATGAACGCGATCACGGCAATCTGACGGGACTTTATCAGAAACTCGGCATCCTGATCGGAATCGGCGCCGCAATTTTGATTTTGTAA
- the spoIIIAC gene encoding stage III sporulation protein AC, translating into MDINFIFKVAAIGLIVAVLYQILSRSGREEQAMLTTLAGLIVVMTMIIYEISNLFRTIKSLFGL; encoded by the coding sequence CTGGACATCAATTTTATTTTCAAGGTTGCGGCAATCGGCCTTATCGTGGCAGTGCTTTATCAAATTCTCTCGCGTTCCGGGCGGGAGGAACAAGCGATGCTGACCACATTGGCAGGTTTGATTGTGGTGATGACAATGATTATCTACGAAATCAGCAATCTCTTCCGTACCATCAAGTCGCTGTTCGGACTATGA
- a CDS encoding peptidase M22 — protein MNKNDSVLANANKSVLANVNKSVLALDTSNYTTSAAVFKGGFDQGQTGLVQSRLLLPVKAGEKGLRQSDAVFLHTKQLPEVIEKLGKIVDIGAIGYSSAPRDCDDSYMPCFKVGEAMARSMASVLGVPCHAFSHQAGHIAAAVFGLDMLSLLSEEFYAFHLSGGTLECVLVRPDKNKIITCEIVGGTADISAGQAIDRIGVMMGMKFPCGSELEQLALKSTQTFNRKAPIKDGRVCLSGLENLCMELYNKECPEDVAKFCFEYLGLSISELSRELTKAHPEAKIVYCGGVAANTIIREKLACDRALFAPVPFCTDNAAGTAVLTAIMEGIL, from the coding sequence ATGAATAAAAACGATTCGGTATTGGCAAACGCCAATAAATCAGTATTGGCAAACGTCAATAAATCAGTGTTGGCGTTGGATACAAGCAATTATACAACTTCTGCCGCAGTGTTCAAAGGCGGCTTTGATCAGGGCCAAACGGGTCTTGTTCAAAGTCGTCTTTTATTACCCGTAAAAGCGGGTGAAAAAGGACTGCGCCAGAGCGACGCAGTATTTTTGCATACCAAACAATTGCCGGAAGTGATTGAAAAGCTCGGTAAAATCGTTGATATCGGTGCAATCGGATACAGTTCCGCACCGAGGGATTGCGATGATTCTTATATGCCGTGTTTCAAAGTCGGAGAAGCAATGGCGCGGTCGATGGCTTCCGTTCTGGGCGTGCCTTGTCATGCGTTTTCCCATCAGGCGGGGCATATCGCCGCCGCTGTCTTCGGATTGGACATGCTGTCGCTGTTATCGGAGGAATTTTATGCGTTTCATCTATCCGGCGGTACCCTTGAATGCGTTCTGGTGCGTCCGGATAAAAATAAAATTATCACCTGCGAAATCGTCGGGGGTACTGCCGACATCAGCGCGGGGCAGGCGATCGATCGGATAGGCGTGATGATGGGAATGAAATTCCCCTGTGGTTCGGAACTTGAGCAGTTGGCACTGAAAAGTACGCAAACGTTTAATCGGAAAGCCCCGATTAAAGACGGCAGGGTCTGTTTATCCGGTCTTGAAAATTTATGCATGGAACTGTATAATAAAGAGTGTCCGGAAGATGTTGCAAAATTTTGTTTTGAATATCTGGGATTGAGTATTTCGGAACTGTCCCGAGAATTGACAAAAGCGCATCCGGAGGCCAAAATCGTCTATTGCGGCGGGGTGGCGGCAAACACTATCATCCGCGAAAAACTTGCCTGTGACCGGGCCTTGTTTGCTCCCGTACCGTTTTGCACCGACAACGCGGCGGGAACCGCTGTTTTAACCGCAATTATGGAGGGCATTCTGTGA
- the argR gene encoding arginine repressor, which produces MKNKRQEKILELISGNEIQTQDDLLKMLNDSGHNVTQATVSRDIKELKLVKVTTSNGKYRYSVGNRSNSSEPESRFISMCEQNAITADYAGNICVIRCLSGTANAICAAMDVARSDIVGTIAGDDTIFVLFKTAQQAEDFSTHILRIISD; this is translated from the coding sequence ATGAAAAACAAGCGTCAGGAAAAGATTTTGGAACTGATTTCCGGAAATGAGATTCAGACCCAGGATGATCTGTTAAAAATGCTCAATGATTCGGGCCACAATGTCACCCAGGCTACGGTTTCACGGGACATCAAAGAACTGAAACTTGTCAAAGTCACCACGAGCAACGGCAAATACCGCTACAGCGTCGGCAACAGGAGTAATTCCAGCGAACCGGAATCAAGGTTTATTTCTATGTGCGAGCAAAACGCAATTACCGCCGATTATGCGGGCAACATCTGTGTGATACGGTGTCTGAGCGGAACCGCAAACGCCATCTGCGCCGCTATGGACGTGGCCAGAAGCGATATTGTCGGTACTATTGCGGGTGACGACACGATCTTTGTTTTGTTTAAAACAGCGCAGCAGGCGGAGGATTTCAGTACCCATATTCTGCGCATCATCAGCGATTGA
- a CDS encoding SpoIIIAH-like family protein: protein MKNGKRQIILAALVVALGVTVYLSWVFGNQTPLTDPTGATNLSDVIDVGNTEIEGVEGILTENAEKYFTTARLSRQKTRDEAIQTMQETINTATDDEVKMTVAQSVLVMADNIEAEGRIENLVMAKGFADCMAYINDGTVSVVVATGEDGLTANQAAQIQDIAVSETGADVENIRIIEMK, encoded by the coding sequence ATGAAAAACGGAAAGCGGCAGATTATATTGGCGGCCTTGGTGGTGGCGTTGGGAGTGACGGTATATCTCAGCTGGGTATTCGGCAATCAGACACCGCTGACCGATCCAACGGGCGCGACCAATCTCAGCGATGTCATCGACGTCGGAAATACCGAAATAGAGGGCGTTGAGGGGATATTGACTGAAAACGCCGAAAAATACTTCACTACGGCACGCCTGTCCCGCCAAAAGACACGGGATGAGGCGATCCAGACCATGCAGGAGACGATAAACACCGCCACCGATGATGAGGTGAAAATGACCGTTGCACAGTCGGTTTTGGTTATGGCGGACAATATTGAGGCCGAGGGCAGAATTGAAAATCTTGTGATGGCAAAGGGCTTTGCCGACTGTATGGCTTACATCAACGACGGAACGGTCAGTGTCGTGGTAGCGACCGGAGAGGACGGTCTGACCGCAAACCAGGCGGCACAGATTCAGGACATTGCGGTCTCCGAAACCGGTGCAGACGTCGAAAATATTCGTATTATCGAGATGAAGTAA
- the nusB gene encoding transcription antitermination factor NusB, with translation MNRRESREAGFLIAFEQSFTGQDIEAITELAKEYREFKYDTYSLELAKGVAENRDQIDNFITENLKDWTLGRISKVSLAILRCCIYEFKIGKTVPEEIAINEAVELSKKYSLPEDTAFVNGILGSISRIEKKQEEEPDEKKQDE, from the coding sequence ATGAATCGAAGAGAGTCCAGAGAAGCAGGATTTCTGATCGCGTTTGAACAGTCTTTTACAGGTCAGGATATCGAGGCCATCACAGAGCTTGCAAAAGAATACAGGGAATTCAAGTACGATACCTATTCGCTCGAATTGGCAAAGGGTGTTGCGGAAAATCGCGATCAAATTGACAATTTCATCACTGAAAACCTGAAAGACTGGACTTTGGGGCGTATCTCCAAGGTCTCTCTTGCGATTTTACGCTGCTGTATCTATGAATTTAAAATCGGTAAAACCGTGCCGGAGGAAATTGCCATCAACGAAGCGGTCGAGCTTTCGAAAAAATATTCGCTGCCGGAAGATACGGCGTTCGTCAACGGTATTTTGGGCTCTATCTCCCGTATTGAGAAAAAACAAGAAGAGGAACCCGACGAAAAAAAACAAGATGAATAA
- a CDS encoding TlyA family RNA methyltransferase — translation MRADLLLVQKGLAPSRQKAQELIKSGKALTDGRTVKKPSEELAESCNLICESGCEFVGRGGYKLKAALDEFSIDVSGLVAADIGASTGGFCDCMLQRGAKKIYAVDVGHGQLVPSIQSNPHVVSLEGINAKDLDWRIFGEKVDFLTADLSFISATILFDKFREVLKDDAAAVILIKPQFEAGKSNIGKNGIVKDPKAHLDVLKNAAERAKESGFIIQGITNSPITGGDGNVEFLLFLKTAGAEIADTEKEILKAVEKANKLGKDDVQ, via the coding sequence ATGAGGGCCGATCTGCTGCTGGTTCAAAAAGGACTCGCCCCGAGCCGTCAAAAGGCGCAGGAGCTGATTAAGTCCGGAAAGGCACTTACCGACGGCAGAACCGTTAAAAAGCCGTCCGAGGAGCTCGCAGAAAGCTGCAATCTGATCTGTGAAAGCGGCTGTGAGTTTGTCGGACGCGGCGGATATAAGCTCAAAGCGGCGCTTGATGAGTTTTCCATTGATGTCTCGGGTCTTGTTGCTGCCGATATTGGCGCAAGCACGGGTGGATTCTGCGACTGTATGCTGCAAAGAGGCGCAAAGAAAATTTATGCCGTAGACGTAGGCCATGGCCAACTCGTGCCCTCGATTCAATCCAACCCGCATGTCGTCTCTTTGGAAGGGATCAATGCAAAGGACCTCGATTGGCGGATTTTCGGAGAAAAAGTCGATTTTCTGACGGCGGACCTCTCGTTTATTTCAGCGACGATTTTATTCGATAAATTTCGAGAAGTGTTGAAAGATGACGCCGCGGCTGTTATACTGATAAAGCCACAGTTTGAAGCCGGAAAGAGCAATATCGGTAAAAACGGAATTGTAAAAGATCCAAAAGCTCATCTCGATGTCTTGAAAAATGCCGCAGAACGCGCAAAAGAAAGCGGGTTCATTATTCAGGGTATTACCAATTCTCCGATCACCGGCGGAGACGGAAACGTTGAATTTTTATTATTTTTAAAAACCGCTGGTGCAGAAATTGCAGATACGGAAAAAGAGATTTTAAAAGCTGTAGAAAAGGCGAACAAACTCGGGAAGGATGATGTCCAATGA
- a CDS encoding NAD(+)/NADH kinase, translating to MKIAMLPSIVCDASIPAVTEVCRYLKSKDVEVITLEKYCGYGDVCSYTDDFYGMIKNCDIVAAIGGDGIMLHAAKHAAQFDKPVLCINCGRMGYLASMEAGEITLLDKVADGNYRVLERRMLSVSHESKDEIKEFYALNDAVLGSGNIAKTVEIEVMCENRTVMKVKGDGVIFSTPTGSTAYAFSAGGPVIDPNINCVSLTPVCPHSFSTRTLVFSAPVEFTAKVHRGEVFLTVDGEEGIRFESNDTLHIGTSDKTVKFITLKDKSFFDVFREKINE from the coding sequence ATGAAAATCGCAATGCTGCCGTCGATTGTCTGTGATGCAAGTATTCCTGCGGTCACGGAAGTGTGCCGATATTTGAAATCCAAAGACGTTGAGGTTATAACGCTTGAAAAATATTGCGGTTACGGGGATGTCTGCAGCTACACCGACGATTTTTACGGCATGATTAAAAATTGTGACATTGTGGCGGCTATCGGCGGTGACGGCATTATGCTTCACGCTGCCAAACACGCCGCACAATTTGATAAACCGGTTCTGTGCATCAATTGCGGGAGAATGGGGTATTTGGCGTCGATGGAAGCCGGAGAGATCACCCTTTTAGATAAAGTGGCAGACGGAAATTATCGTGTTTTGGAACGCAGAATGCTCTCGGTTTCGCATGAGAGTAAAGACGAAATCAAAGAATTTTATGCACTCAATGACGCGGTTCTCGGCAGCGGTAATATCGCCAAGACGGTCGAAATTGAGGTTATGTGCGAAAATCGGACCGTGATGAAAGTTAAGGGCGACGGCGTGATTTTTTCGACACCGACAGGTTCGACCGCTTACGCCTTTTCTGCCGGTGGCCCTGTGATTGATCCCAATATCAACTGTGTTTCGTTAACCCCGGTCTGCCCGCATTCTTTTTCTACAAGAACGCTGGTTTTTTCGGCACCGGTTGAATTTACCGCCAAAGTTCATCGGGGTGAAGTATTCCTGACAGTCGACGGAGAAGAGGGCATTCGATTTGAAAGCAATGACACGCTGCATATCGGTACTTCCGATAAAACCGTAAAATTTATCACTTTAAAAGACAAGAGTTTCTTTGATGTTTTTCGCGAAAAAATCAATGAGTAA
- the dxs gene encoding 1-deoxy-D-xylulose-5-phosphate synthase yields the protein MIPNGMLSKINNPADLKPLNQKQLEQLCVEIRREIMEVVSKNGGHLASNLGTVELTCCLEKVFCDKEDSIIFDVGHQCYTHKLLTGRKECFDTLRKENGISGFLRPSESEYDAFVSGHSSTALSSALGLSAAKHMRGENGQVVAVIGDGAATGGLFYEALNNAAQSENKVVIVINDNEMSISKNIGGISKHLAKLTSRRSYFDFKDFVEKFLKGIPLIGKGLFRAAVHQRDFLKRIFAHSTIFADMGVKYIGPVDGHDIGQLLAVFERAKKRDVSVVVHCITVKGKGFTEAENNPTQFHSTAPFIIENGAAVKPPDIDFSGAFGEVMCRLAESDERICAVTASMCDGTGLSVFSKRFPNRFFDVGIAEQHAVTFCAGLAKGGMIPVLAVYSTFLQRGYDQLIHDVAIAGLHVIFCIDRAGFVGADGETHHGLFDVAYFNSIPGFTVFSPANFEELNQCLERAVNLSGPVAIRYPKGIQKLVQVVGNESHKNNILAVGYGRVGVNVLNASHGIAEAVKLLQIKPIEDKIIKNSLGYKKIVFFEEAVHSGSVGEEFLFQLQKQGFRGEFEQICIPDEFVAQASVSSQLKQYGLDEDSIRQRLLNLIKNGDRK from the coding sequence ATGATTCCCAACGGAATGCTTTCAAAAATAAATAATCCTGCTGATCTCAAGCCGCTGAATCAAAAACAGCTTGAACAGCTTTGCGTTGAAATTCGCAGGGAGATCATGGAGGTTGTCTCGAAAAATGGCGGCCATCTGGCTTCGAATCTGGGGACAGTCGAGTTGACCTGCTGCCTCGAAAAAGTGTTTTGTGACAAAGAGGACAGTATTATATTCGACGTCGGTCATCAGTGTTATACCCATAAACTGCTCACGGGCCGAAAGGAATGCTTTGATACCCTGCGCAAAGAAAACGGGATTTCGGGCTTTTTGCGCCCGTCCGAGAGCGAATACGACGCGTTTGTCAGCGGCCACAGCAGTACGGCGCTCTCCTCGGCATTGGGGCTTTCGGCTGCAAAGCATATGCGCGGCGAGAACGGGCAAGTAGTTGCAGTCATCGGCGACGGTGCGGCAACCGGCGGGCTTTTTTACGAAGCGCTCAACAACGCGGCACAATCGGAAAACAAAGTCGTTATCGTCATAAACGACAACGAGATGTCAATTTCCAAAAACATCGGGGGCATTTCGAAACATCTGGCAAAACTGACGTCTCGGCGTAGTTATTTCGATTTTAAAGATTTCGTCGAGAAATTCTTAAAAGGCATACCGTTGATCGGAAAAGGTTTATTCAGAGCCGCAGTACACCAACGCGATTTTTTGAAACGGATTTTTGCACACAGCACTATTTTTGCCGATATGGGCGTGAAATACATCGGCCCGGTGGACGGACACGATATCGGACAGCTATTGGCGGTTTTCGAACGGGCAAAAAAGCGCGACGTCTCCGTGGTGGTGCATTGCATTACCGTAAAGGGGAAAGGCTTCACAGAGGCCGAAAACAATCCGACACAGTTCCATTCGACCGCTCCGTTCATCATTGAAAACGGAGCAGCGGTCAAACCACCCGACATCGACTTTTCCGGCGCATTCGGAGAGGTCATGTGCCGTCTTGCGGAATCGGATGAACGCATCTGCGCGGTGACAGCCTCGATGTGCGACGGCACCGGGCTTTCTGTATTTTCAAAACGGTTTCCGAATCGCTTTTTCGATGTGGGCATCGCAGAACAGCACGCCGTGACTTTTTGCGCCGGACTTGCAAAAGGCGGTATGATTCCGGTGTTGGCTGTCTATTCGACTTTTTTGCAGCGCGGATATGATCAGCTTATTCACGATGTTGCCATCGCCGGCTTGCACGTCATTTTTTGCATCGACAGGGCGGGCTTTGTCGGCGCGGACGGTGAGACCCATCACGGTCTTTTTGACGTCGCTTATTTTAACAGCATTCCCGGTTTCACGGTATTTTCACCGGCAAATTTCGAGGAATTGAATCAATGTCTGGAGCGCGCTGTAAACCTAAGCGGACCGGTTGCGATCCGTTATCCCAAAGGCATTCAAAAGCTTGTACAAGTTGTGGGAAACGAAAGTCATAAAAATAATATCCTTGCTGTCGGATACGGGCGCGTCGGGGTCAACGTTTTAAACGCAAGCCACGGTATCGCGGAAGCCGTTAAGCTTTTACAGATAAAACCCATCGAAGACAAAATTATAAAAAATTCGCTCGGGTATAAAAAAATTGTGTTTTTCGAAGAAGCCGTTCATTCGGGCTCGGTCGGCGAGGAATTTTTATTTCAACTGCAAAAACAGGGTTTCCGAGGAGAATTTGAGCAAATTTGTATCCCCGATGAATTTGTGGCACAGGCGAGCGTATCAAGCCAGTTAAAACAATACGGCCTCGATGAAGACAGCATCCGTCAGCGGCTTTTAAACCTCATAAAAAACGGTGACCGCAAATGA
- the xseB gene encoding exodeoxyribonuclease VII small subunit, translating to MSEKKFVFEEALKQLEEINQLLSAGNVMLDEGISLYEEGAKLASQCKEALEKAKERISKMELKND from the coding sequence ATGAGTGAGAAAAAATTTGTCTTTGAAGAAGCCTTAAAACAGCTTGAGGAGATCAATCAACTGCTTTCGGCGGGCAATGTGATGCTCGACGAAGGTATTTCCCTATATGAGGAAGGCGCAAAACTGGCTTCGCAATGCAAAGAAGCACTCGAAAAAGCAAAAGAACGCATTTCAAAAATGGAGTTAAAAAATGATTGA
- a CDS encoding ATPase, T2SS/T4P/T4SS family: protein MDTDAFESASAALGGSFYRMLSTVGQKQRSHATEITLRKDRCFCINSECDTVFFSKTGNLCTDAAFQLYRPSAAEMEECLFRLCDYSVQTHRDQLSQGYITVKGGHRAGICGNAVRDTAGKIINFSDISTIRLRIARNIVGVADQFKAYFLGQNADTLRSLLIAGAPGTGKTTILRDIANAISNARYGRFFAVSAADERGELSPEGICCDVIRNMPKAEAILLAVRNLRPDAVLCDEIGTTAEASALTEVVNSGVAVYASIHAGSAAELLLKPQMYILSENKVFQQTVLLSGYDRSGYIYEHINMEAVS, encoded by the coding sequence GCTGTCAACGGTCGGACAGAAGCAGCGAAGCCATGCAACTGAAATCACGCTGCGAAAGGACCGGTGCTTTTGTATCAACAGCGAATGCGACACCGTCTTTTTCAGTAAAACAGGAAATCTGTGTACGGATGCCGCTTTTCAGCTCTATCGTCCTTCTGCCGCAGAGATGGAAGAGTGCCTGTTCCGACTCTGCGATTATTCCGTCCAGACTCACAGAGACCAGCTTTCGCAGGGCTATATCACCGTCAAGGGCGGCCATCGTGCGGGCATCTGCGGAAACGCGGTTCGAGATACGGCGGGGAAGATTATCAACTTCAGCGATATTTCGACCATTCGGCTGCGCATTGCAAGAAATATCGTCGGGGTCGCAGATCAATTCAAAGCGTATTTTCTGGGGCAGAACGCGGACACGCTCCGCTCATTGTTGATTGCAGGAGCGCCCGGAACCGGGAAAACCACGATTCTCCGGGATATTGCGAACGCGATATCAAATGCCAGATACGGCAGATTCTTCGCTGTTTCGGCGGCGGATGAACGCGGTGAACTCTCCCCGGAAGGTATTTGTTGTGATGTCATTCGCAATATGCCGAAAGCCGAGGCCATCCTGCTTGCTGTTCGAAATCTCCGGCCCGATGCAGTGCTTTGTGACGAAATCGGAACAACCGCCGAAGCAAGCGCACTGACTGAGGTCGTCAACAGCGGAGTCGCGGTATACGCTTCGATTCATGCAGGCAGTGCAGCCGAATTATTATTAAAACCTCAAATGTACATTTTGTCCGAAAACAAGGTCTTCCAACAGACGGTGCTGCTTTCGGGATATGACCGAAGTGGATATATCTATGAACATATCAACATGGAAGCGGTGAGTTGA
- a CDS encoding polyprenyl synthetase family protein: MIETEFLKEFKIKTENAEQAVLRYLPKAESYNKTTVEAMIYSVKNGGKRLRPLLMIEFFNLTGNDETPIYPFAAALEYIHSYSLVHDDLPCMDNSDLRRGKPSTHKQFGQWQALLAGDGLLNYAFEIVLNHADFSKLPAETVCACLKELAQASGITGMVGGQNLDLESEGKRLTAEELTLLQSKKTGAIIKAAGRIGVIASGGDENTLRLADEYCENLGRMFQITDDILDVSGDEKLLGKPTNGDSVHDKSTFVSELGLTKAKTVAGELTENAVKAAQALNCDFLAELAKYLLIRKN; the protein is encoded by the coding sequence ATGATTGAAACCGAATTTCTCAAAGAGTTTAAAATAAAAACAGAAAACGCCGAACAGGCGGTTTTGCGTTATCTTCCGAAGGCGGAATCCTATAACAAAACGACCGTCGAGGCGATGATTTACAGCGTGAAAAACGGCGGAAAGCGGCTGCGTCCTCTGCTGATGATTGAATTTTTTAATCTCACCGGTAATGATGAGACGCCGATCTATCCGTTTGCCGCCGCCTTGGAATATATCCATTCCTATTCGCTGGTGCACGACGATCTGCCCTGCATGGACAACAGCGACCTGCGGCGCGGAAAACCGTCTACCCATAAACAATTCGGGCAGTGGCAGGCTCTTTTAGCCGGTGACGGTCTATTGAATTATGCATTTGAGATCGTTTTAAATCATGCGGATTTTTCGAAGCTCCCAGCCGAAACGGTTTGTGCCTGCTTAAAAGAACTTGCGCAGGCATCCGGAATTACGGGGATGGTCGGCGGTCAAAACCTCGACCTCGAGAGTGAGGGTAAACGCCTTACAGCCGAAGAATTAACGCTTTTACAGAGTAAAAAGACCGGTGCCATCATCAAAGCTGCCGGCAGAATCGGCGTAATCGCCTCGGGCGGAGATGAAAACACGCTTCGGCTGGCGGATGAATACTGCGAAAACCTGGGTCGGATGTTTCAGATCACCGATGATATTCTCGATGTCAGCGGAGACGAAAAGCTTCTAGGAAAACCGACAAACGGCGACAGTGTCCATGATAAATCCACCTTCGTCAGCGAACTCGGCCTTACCAAAGCAAAGACGGTCGCAGGAGAGCTGACAGAGAACGCCGTTAAAGCTGCGCAAGCACTAAACTGTGATTTCCTCGCCGAACTTGCCAAATACCTGCTCATACGCAAGAACTGA
- a CDS encoding SpoIIIAC/SpoIIIAD family protein translates to MSIDILTVALLGMVTAVICVILKQYKPEFSAALAIGFSVILMLYLLTRITPIVNALETLADQSGIPTEFFTAVTKALGISILVGLACDSCVDAGQNSLASNIELAGKIAIVLICIPLIGEIVEVVKKLLI, encoded by the coding sequence ATGAGCATTGACATTCTCACGGTTGCGCTTCTGGGAATGGTGACGGCGGTGATCTGCGTGATATTAAAACAGTACAAGCCCGAATTCAGCGCTGCACTTGCAATCGGGTTTTCGGTGATTTTAATGCTGTACCTGCTCACACGAATCACCCCCATTGTAAACGCTTTGGAGACATTGGCCGATCAGAGCGGTATCCCGACCGAATTCTTTACCGCGGTCACAAAAGCGCTTGGTATCAGCATTCTGGTTGGGCTTGCCTGTGACAGCTGTGTTGACGCCGGTCAGAATTCCCTCGCTTCAAACATCGAACTCGCCGGGAAAATCGCTATTGTTCTGATTTGTATCCCTTTAATCGGCGAAATTGTGGAAGTGGTGAAAAAACTGCTGATATGA
- the xseA gene encoding exodeoxyribonuclease VII large subunit: MSIALTVTQLNTYLKAVMDSDDLLRSVFVTGEILNFTRHFKTGHLYFTLKDGNSAIKCVMFAPQTKRLKFTPSDGLAVIVNGRVSLFERDSNCQIYVENISPNGAGVAKEALKKLFEKLNAEHLFDEAQKLSLPKYPNKAAVITSASGAAYQDVVSVWKRRWPLCELELIPATVQGEQAVTQICAALKKLQKTDADVILLTRGGGSDEDLWLFNDEELVRTVAASNIPIVSAVGHDIDYTLCDMAASMRAATPTAAAELVFPDWREVNRIIDLLSFDNAKAINAQLVDYEYRINIDLSASLNVLLSVKRQQWIHQCEKLEALSPVSTLLRGYTIAISDGEPVQSAKEMKLKKDFDLKFFDGEVPCKVRTEESK, from the coding sequence GTGAGTATTGCTTTAACGGTAACACAATTGAATACCTATTTAAAAGCGGTTATGGACAGTGATGATTTACTGCGCAGCGTCTTTGTGACCGGTGAAATTTTAAATTTTACCCGACATTTTAAAACGGGACATCTCTATTTCACGCTTAAAGACGGAAACAGTGCCATCAAATGCGTGATGTTCGCTCCGCAGACCAAGCGCCTCAAATTTACCCCTTCAGATGGGCTTGCGGTCATTGTCAACGGCAGAGTTTCATTATTTGAACGCGATTCGAATTGTCAGATTTATGTTGAGAATATCTCTCCGAACGGCGCCGGTGTCGCTAAAGAGGCTCTGAAAAAACTGTTTGAAAAGCTGAACGCCGAACATTTGTTCGATGAAGCACAAAAACTTTCATTACCGAAATATCCGAACAAAGCAGCCGTAATCACTTCGGCTTCAGGTGCTGCTTATCAAGATGTGGTCTCGGTCTGGAAACGACGTTGGCCGCTCTGCGAGTTGGAATTGATTCCGGCGACAGTGCAGGGGGAACAAGCGGTCACACAGATCTGTGCCGCGCTGAAAAAGCTGCAAAAAACCGATGCCGATGTCATTTTATTGACCCGAGGCGGCGGTTCTGATGAGGATCTTTGGCTTTTTAACGATGAGGAATTGGTTCGCACAGTCGCAGCGAGCAACATTCCGATCGTCAGCGCCGTTGGGCATGATATTGATTATACGCTTTGCGATATGGCGGCCTCGATGCGGGCTGCAACTCCGACTGCAGCAGCTGAGTTGGTCTTTCCTGATTGGCGTGAAGTAAATCGGATTATCGATTTGTTATCCTTCGACAATGCAAAAGCGATTAATGCACAGCTTGTCGATTACGAATACAGGATCAACATTGATTTATCTGCTTCGTTGAATGTTTTATTATCCGTTAAGCGGCAGCAGTGGATTCATCAATGTGAAAAGTTGGAAGCCTTGTCACCCGTTTCGACGCTGCTGCGCGGATATACCATTGCGATTTCGGACGGGGAACCCGTTCAGAGCGCAAAAGAAATGAAACTTAAAAAGGATTTTGATTTAAAATTTTTTGACGGCGAAGTTCCCTGCAAGGTCAGGACGGAGGAAAGCAAATGA